In Candidatus Nomurabacteria bacterium, the following proteins share a genomic window:
- the dnaJ gene encoding molecular chaperone DnaJ — MKDYYQILGLQKGASKDEVKKAFRKLAAQYHPDKKTGDEAKYKEITEAYAVLGDEKKKAEYDSYGHAFNGAAGGQGGFNWADFPGQGGFAGGQGFEFDISDIFENFGFGGGRANQARGRDVSIEINLSFKEAVFGTTRKVLITKNSLCTECGGNGAKKGAGMTTCTTCSGHGKIRETRQSIMGNFTTVRECSVCHGRGEIPKERCPHCAGAGVTRAQEEVEIKIPAGIENGEVVRMTGRGEAMPNGQPGDLYIKLHVEADKNIRREGTTLLTDLPIKLTDALLGGVYKVTTLDGTMDLKVPAGITHGELLRIKDKGVPTERGRGDFMVRIKIEMPKKLSRKAEKLVEELRGEGV; from the coding sequence ATGAAAGATTACTATCAAATCTTGGGGTTGCAGAAAGGGGCTTCAAAAGATGAGGTTAAAAAAGCCTTTAGAAAATTGGCAGCTCAGTATCATCCAGACAAAAAGACTGGTGACGAGGCTAAGTATAAAGAAATCACTGAAGCGTACGCAGTTTTGGGAGATGAGAAGAAGAAGGCTGAGTATGACAGTTATGGACATGCCTTTAATGGGGCGGCTGGAGGCCAAGGTGGTTTTAACTGGGCGGATTTTCCCGGTCAGGGTGGTTTTGCTGGTGGTCAAGGTTTTGAGTTCGATATCAGTGATATTTTTGAGAACTTTGGTTTTGGTGGCGGGCGTGCCAATCAGGCTCGGGGACGTGATGTGTCAATTGAGATAAACTTAAGTTTCAAGGAAGCGGTTTTTGGTACTACTCGCAAAGTGCTGATTACTAAAAATTCGCTTTGTACCGAATGTGGGGGAAATGGCGCCAAGAAAGGTGCTGGTATGACTACCTGCACCACCTGTAGCGGTCACGGCAAGATTCGCGAAACCAGGCAGAGTATTATGGGTAACTTTACCACTGTACGTGAATGTAGTGTCTGTCACGGTCGTGGCGAAATACCTAAAGAGCGGTGTCCTCACTGTGCCGGAGCTGGCGTGACTCGGGCTCAGGAGGAAGTAGAGATCAAGATTCCAGCTGGTATAGAAAACGGCGAAGTGGTGCGGATGACTGGTCGTGGTGAGGCGATGCCAAACGGCCAGCCAGGTGACCTGTACATAAAGCTACATGTAGAAGCCGATAAAAATATTAGGCGTGAAGGAACTACTTTGCTTACTGATTTGCCGATAAAGCTGACTGACGCGCTCTTAGGCGGAGTCTATAAAGTCACTACGCTCGATGGAACTATGGATCTTAAGGTGCCAGCCGGCATAACTCACGGTGAGCTGCTTAGAATCAAAGATAAAGGGGTGCCAACTGAGCGTGGTCGTGGTGACTTTATGGTGCGCATAAAGATAGAGATGCCGAAAAAGCTATCCCGAAAAGCGGAAAAATTAGTAGAAGAATTGCGAGGGGAAGGGGTTTAA
- the dnaK gene encoding molecular chaperone DnaK gives MAKILGIDLGTTNSAMAIIEAGEPSIIENSDGNRTTPSIVAISKTGERLVGQIAKRQAVTNPTNTIYGIKRFMGHTYDEEAVQKDKEIVPYEVKKGEDGGALVKMGDKDYRPEEVSAMILSKLKADAEAKLGEKITEAVITVPAYFNDTQRKATQDAGKIAGLEVKRIINEPTAAALAYGFNKKKEEKIVVYDFGGGTFDVTVLEVGDDVVEVQSTDGDAHMGGRDIDQGIVRFLIEEFKKDSGVDLSKDKLALQRLDEAAEKAKHDLSSTAESDINIPFISQGSDGPLHMDIKLTRAKLEDIASEYIDRSIEITKRALEASGVKKDEVDEIILVGGQTRMPAIQNAVKELFGKEPNKSVNPDEVVALGAAIQAGIFQGDVQDITLVDVIPLSLGIETMGGVNTKLIEKNTHIPTKKQQVFSTAADNQTSTEIHIVQGERPMATDNKSLGKFVLDGIPPAPRGVPQVEVTFDVDSNGVLNVTAKDKSTGKEQSIRIEANSGLSEDDIERMKKEAEEHAGEDEKKKALIETRNHAEQLIYTAEKSLKDHGDKVPAETKTEIEDKIKALNEVKGNDDKAAIEAKTEELSASLQKIGEIMQKANEAAAEKTEEGSKTEGTAEDKVRDAEATEEKPEDKK, from the coding sequence ATGGCAAAAATACTTGGAATCGATCTTGGTACAACTAACTCAGCGATGGCTATTATCGAGGCTGGTGAACCAAGCATTATAGAAAACAGCGATGGTAACCGAACCACTCCTTCGATTGTCGCTATCTCTAAGACTGGTGAAAGATTGGTGGGGCAGATTGCCAAGCGTCAAGCGGTAACCAATCCAACTAATACTATTTACGGAATTAAGCGCTTTATGGGTCATACTTATGACGAGGAGGCGGTGCAGAAAGACAAAGAGATTGTTCCGTATGAGGTTAAAAAAGGCGAGGATGGTGGTGCTTTGGTAAAGATGGGTGATAAGGACTATCGACCAGAAGAGGTGTCGGCGATGATTTTGTCTAAACTGAAGGCTGACGCTGAGGCTAAATTGGGTGAAAAAATCACTGAAGCGGTTATTACCGTGCCAGCTTACTTTAATGATACGCAACGTAAAGCAACTCAAGATGCTGGAAAGATCGCAGGACTGGAGGTGAAACGTATCATCAACGAGCCAACAGCCGCTGCGCTCGCGTATGGTTTTAATAAGAAAAAGGAAGAGAAGATCGTTGTCTACGATTTTGGTGGTGGTACTTTTGATGTGACTGTGCTGGAAGTAGGTGACGATGTGGTAGAGGTCCAATCAACTGACGGAGATGCTCACATGGGTGGACGAGATATAGATCAAGGCATTGTGCGTTTCTTGATTGAGGAATTCAAAAAAGACAGTGGTGTAGACTTAAGTAAGGACAAGTTGGCATTGCAGCGACTAGATGAAGCGGCTGAAAAAGCTAAGCATGATTTGTCTTCAACCGCTGAATCCGATATAAATATTCCGTTTATTTCTCAAGGTTCAGATGGTCCCTTGCACATGGATATTAAACTTACTCGTGCTAAGTTAGAGGATATTGCTAGCGAATACATTGACCGCTCTATTGAGATCACTAAGCGCGCACTTGAGGCTTCAGGAGTAAAGAAAGACGAGGTTGACGAGATCATACTGGTAGGTGGGCAGACCAGAATGCCAGCTATACAAAATGCAGTGAAGGAGCTATTTGGTAAGGAGCCAAATAAGAGTGTAAACCCGGATGAGGTGGTAGCGCTCGGAGCAGCCATTCAGGCTGGTATTTTCCAGGGCGATGTGCAGGATATTACTCTGGTGGATGTGATTCCGCTTTCACTGGGTATTGAGACTATGGGCGGTGTTAACACAAAGTTGATCGAAAAAAACACACATATTCCAACCAAAAAACAGCAAGTCTTCTCAACCGCTGCCGATAACCAAACCTCAACCGAAATCCATATCGTTCAGGGTGAACGTCCAATGGCAACAGACAATAAGTCACTTGGTAAATTTGTACTAGATGGTATTCCACCAGCACCACGTGGTGTGCCGCAAGTTGAGGTTACTTTCGATGTTGATAGCAACGGTGTTCTAAATGTGACAGCCAAGGACAAATCAACTGGTAAAGAACAATCAATTAGAATTGAGGCCAACTCTGGTTTGAGTGAAGACGATATTGAACGCATGAAGAAAGAAGCTGAAGAGCATGCTGGTGAAGATGAGAAGAAGAAAGCTTTGATTGAGACACGAAATCACGCTGAGCAGCTTATTTACACCGCTGAAAAATCTCTTAAGGATCATGGTGATAAAGTACCGGCTGAAACTAAGACTGAAATTGAGGATAAGATCAAAGCTTTAAACGAAGTTAAGGGAAATGACGATAAGGCTGCCATAGAGGCTAAGACCGAAGAACTATCCGCTTCGCTACAAAAAATTGGCGAAATAATGCAGAAGGCTAACGAGGCTGCGGCTGAAAAGACCGAAGAGGGGTCTAAAACAGAAGGAACAGCTGAAGATAAGGTTCGTGATGCAGAAGCAACTGAAGAGAAGCCAGAAGACAAAAAATAG
- a CDS encoding nucleotide exchange factor GrpE: MVNKSNEDKSQDDVEITNEETDVLEPDLEEIENNEKDIIKSLKVKLKACNEEKREILEEGQRAKADFLNARRRLEEERLRDRVRSQKKHIEELLPLCDSFQMAMSDKEAWEKADKAWRTGIEGIHGQLMRLLESYGVKVINPAGEKFDPYRDEAIGTEEVDDDRMVDTVVSVVQHGYEMKVGDQTEVIRHARVTTGILKG; encoded by the coding sequence ATGGTGAACAAAAGTAATGAAGATAAAAGTCAGGATGATGTTGAAATCACCAATGAAGAAACTGATGTTTTGGAACCTGATTTAGAAGAAATTGAAAACAACGAAAAAGATATTATTAAGTCACTCAAGGTCAAGCTAAAGGCTTGTAATGAGGAGAAGCGAGAAATCCTTGAGGAAGGTCAACGGGCTAAGGCAGATTTTCTTAATGCCCGCCGACGACTGGAAGAAGAAAGACTTCGCGACCGAGTCCGTAGTCAAAAGAAGCATATAGAAGAGCTACTGCCACTTTGTGATAGTTTTCAAATGGCAATGTCAGACAAGGAAGCCTGGGAAAAGGCTGATAAAGCCTGGCGCACTGGTATCGAGGGCATACACGGTCAGCTCATGCGGCTGTTGGAGTCTTACGGAGTCAAAGTGATTAATCCGGCTGGAGAGAAATTTGACCCGTATCGTGACGAAGCGATTGGAACTGAAGAAGTGGACGACGATAGGATGGTTGATACGGTGGTTTCGGTTGTTCAGCATGGTTATGAGATGAAAGTGGGGGACCAAACTGAGGTGATTAGGCACGCACGGGTTACTACTGGAATTTTGAAAGGTTAA
- the rpsI gene encoding 30S ribosomal protein S9 produces MATTTKSAYIEGIGRRKTATARVRLVPASATTVTVNGKDAKEYFRQLALQKDVQSVLDTQDAGIEHYSISAKVVGGGLSSQAEAIRLGIARALVKEKADRRIPLKREGYLKRDARSVERKKFGLRKARKRPAWSKR; encoded by the coding sequence ATGGCAACAACTACAAAATCAGCATACATAGAAGGAATTGGTCGTCGTAAGACTGCGACAGCTCGCGTGCGTTTGGTGCCTGCTTCAGCTACTACTGTTACCGTAAATGGTAAGGATGCCAAGGAGTATTTTAGACAGCTTGCCCTGCAGAAGGACGTTCAGTCAGTGCTCGATACTCAGGATGCTGGTATTGAACATTACTCAATCAGCGCCAAAGTGGTCGGTGGCGGACTATCGTCTCAAGCAGAAGCGATTCGACTTGGTATCGCTCGAGCCCTGGTAAAAGAAAAGGCTGATCGACGTATTCCACTTAAGCGTGAAGGTTACCTTAAGCGTGACGCGCGTTCAGTAGAGCGTAAGAAGTTCGGTCTACGCAAAGCTCGCAAACGTCCAGCTTGGTCTAAGCGTTAA
- a CDS encoding uL13 family ribosomal protein, producing METQANTKVHTIDAAGKRLGRLATEVATILNGKDQADFARNLAADVRVEITNASKLDIPEGKKSEIYQTYSGHPGGRKTETLEHLGERRGYSEVVRRTIAGMLPNNKLKKVLLKNLVISE from the coding sequence ATGGAAACACAAGCAAATACAAAAGTTCATACAATTGATGCTGCTGGTAAGCGGCTAGGTCGTTTGGCTACTGAGGTAGCAACCATCCTAAATGGTAAAGATCAAGCTGATTTTGCACGTAATTTGGCGGCTGATGTACGAGTAGAGATAACCAATGCTAGCAAGTTAGATATTCCTGAGGGAAAGAAGTCTGAAATTTATCAAACCTACTCTGGTCACCCAGGCGGACGCAAGACTGAGACTCTTGAGCACCTTGGTGAGAGACGTGGTTACTCTGAGGTGGTGCGCCGAACCATTGCTGGTATGTTACCAAACAACAAGCTCAAGAAAGTTTTATTAAAAAATCTGGTGATATCTGAATAA
- the rplQ gene encoding 50S ribosomal protein L17 yields MRHANKNRKLGRNTDQRTALLRGLSVSLIRDGKITTTLAKAKELQPRIERLVTHAKKGTVTARRTVSTRLGEPSDVIIKKLFLDIAPKFSERNGGYTRVIKIGRMPSGREEAVIEFVE; encoded by the coding sequence ATGAGACACGCAAACAAAAATCGAAAATTAGGCCGCAATACTGATCAACGCACTGCTTTGTTGCGTGGACTTTCTGTGTCACTGATCAGAGACGGTAAAATCACTACTACTTTGGCTAAGGCTAAAGAGCTACAGCCACGCATTGAACGTTTGGTTACTCATGCTAAAAAGGGTACAGTAACGGCTAGACGAACTGTATCAACCAGACTTGGTGAGCCAAGTGATGTTATTATTAAAAAGCTGTTTTTGGACATTGCACCTAAATTTTCTGAACGAAACGGTGGTTACACTAGAGTCATTAAAATCGGTCGTATGCCATCTGGGCGAGAGGAGGCGGTTATCGAATTTGTAGAATAA
- a CDS encoding DNA-directed RNA polymerase subunit alpha: MLETNVTLPSKPRVVSEDEFHGVFEIDNLYPGYGHTLGNSLRRIILSSLPGAAITQVKIEGAEHEFSTLDGVREDVLTILLNLKRVRLSLHGDEPMTVKLKKSGAGFVTAADLEAPTQVEILNPEQPIAELTAKSSVLEMELTVEKGLGYVPREVHQKDKVEIGTIAMDAVFTPIRRANYEVENMRVGDRTDYNRLRVAIETDGTFSPREALEKAIEIMVHQLSAIIGFQEIYPKSNEQEVEREAVATDTGSEPSSDILKTRIETLDFSARTAQALEEASIRTVGGLVRKSKDDILALEGIGPKGLEEITELLKKMDLALAE, encoded by the coding sequence ATGTTAGAAACAAACGTCACCCTACCGTCAAAGCCCCGCGTTGTCTCAGAAGATGAGTTTCACGGAGTTTTCGAAATTGATAATCTATACCCTGGTTATGGGCATACTTTGGGTAATTCACTGCGCCGAATTATCTTGTCATCTCTACCAGGAGCAGCTATCACTCAGGTGAAGATTGAAGGAGCTGAACACGAATTCAGTACTCTTGATGGTGTAAGAGAAGATGTGCTTACCATCCTGCTAAACCTTAAGCGAGTTCGTCTCTCACTGCATGGTGACGAACCAATGACTGTAAAACTAAAGAAGAGTGGCGCTGGCTTCGTCACAGCTGCTGACTTGGAGGCACCAACGCAGGTTGAGATTTTAAATCCAGAACAACCAATTGCCGAACTAACGGCTAAAAGCTCAGTTCTAGAGATGGAATTAACAGTAGAGAAAGGTTTGGGTTATGTCCCACGCGAAGTGCACCAAAAAGACAAGGTTGAGATTGGAACCATTGCCATGGACGCTGTCTTTACACCAATTCGTCGCGCCAACTACGAAGTTGAAAATATGCGTGTAGGTGACCGTACAGATTACAACCGCTTACGTGTAGCGATTGAGACCGATGGTACTTTTTCACCGCGTGAAGCACTAGAAAAGGCGATTGAAATAATGGTACATCAGCTTAGCGCTATCATCGGTTTTCAAGAAATTTATCCAAAATCTAACGAACAAGAGGTAGAGCGGGAAGCGGTTGCTACAGACACTGGTTCAGAACCAAGTTCTGATATTCTTAAAACTAGGATTGAAACACTTGATTTTTCAGCTCGCACTGCCCAGGCTCTAGAGGAGGCAAGTATCCGAACTGTTGGAGGACTTGTGCGAAAATCAAAAGATGATATTCTAGCCCTCGAAGGTATAGGACCAAAAGGGTTAGAGGAGATTACTGAACTTCTAAAGAAGATGGATTTGGCACTAGCCGAGTAA
- the rpsD gene encoding 30S ribosomal protein S4, whose protein sequence is MKIGPKFKIAKRLGAPIFEKTQSQKFALSQARAGKTGGRPRQMSDYKRQLLEKQKMRFTYGITEKQLRRYVDEAVAKSHQPISLLMERLESRLDNVIYRLGLAKTRRFARQIVSHGHILVNGKKLSIPSHRVRIGDVISVREGSKQTGPFVQIADTHESAGVPNWLSIDIKKLSAKMNAVPVYNPAETLFDPEQVMEYYSR, encoded by the coding sequence ATGAAAATAGGTCCAAAATTTAAGATTGCTAAACGACTCGGTGCGCCAATCTTTGAGAAAACTCAGTCACAAAAGTTTGCCTTATCTCAGGCAAGAGCTGGTAAAACTGGTGGTCGCCCACGTCAGATGAGTGACTATAAGCGTCAACTTCTTGAGAAGCAAAAGATGCGTTTTACTTATGGAATTACTGAGAAGCAGCTGCGTCGTTATGTTGATGAGGCGGTAGCAAAGAGTCATCAACCAATTTCTCTTCTTATGGAGCGTTTGGAATCAAGGTTAGATAATGTCATCTACCGATTAGGTTTGGCAAAAACTCGACGTTTTGCTCGACAAATCGTATCACACGGTCACATTTTAGTGAACGGAAAGAAGCTAAGTATCCCATCTCACCGTGTTAGAATTGGTGATGTAATTTCTGTGCGTGAGGGTAGTAAGCAGACCGGTCCATTCGTACAGATAGCCGATACTCACGAGTCTGCTGGTGTACCGAATTGGTTGTCTATAGATATCAAAAAATTATCAGCTAAAATGAATGCAGTTCCAGTATACAATCCGGCCGAAACTTTGTTTGATCCTGAACAAGTGATGGAATACTACAGTCGATAG
- the rpsK gene encoding 30S ribosomal protein S11 — protein sequence MGKKRIIKKGGGSDVSGTSRALNRIPKRKLAAGKLNILATFNNTLLTLCDPKGNAVMSASSGALGFKGSRKSTPFAAAKVGEIIGEKAQQMGMKEAEVVVRGVGAGRESALRAFSGKGIGILRITDRTPVPFNGTRPPKPRRV from the coding sequence ATGGGTAAGAAACGTATAATCAAAAAAGGTGGTGGATCAGATGTGTCAGGTACATCAAGAGCGCTAAACCGGATTCCAAAGCGCAAGTTAGCAGCTGGAAAGTTAAATATTCTAGCTACTTTCAATAACACTTTGCTCACGCTTTGTGATCCAAAGGGTAATGCGGTGATGAGCGCCTCTAGTGGAGCTCTAGGGTTTAAAGGGTCTCGCAAGAGTACTCCTTTTGCAGCGGCAAAGGTGGGGGAAATTATCGGAGAGAAGGCTCAGCAAATGGGTATGAAGGAGGCAGAGGTGGTGGTTCGCGGTGTTGGTGCTGGACGCGAGTCGGCTTTAAGAGCTTTTTCAGGTAAGGGTATTGGAATCTTACGAATCACTGATCGTACACCAGTACCATTTAATGGTACACGACCACCTAAGCCACGTCGTGTTTAA
- the rpsM gene encoding 30S ribosomal protein S13, translating into MRISGITIPDEKQLAYGLTTVYGIGLSRAKDILTELNIEHTSKPTDLSTDQENAVREKVESFRIEGDLKREISANIKRLKDIQSYRGSRHARRLPARGQRTKTNARTLKGVKKTMGSGRRKLEKT; encoded by the coding sequence ATGCGAATTTCAGGTATCACAATTCCAGATGAGAAGCAATTAGCCTACGGACTAACTACCGTGTATGGTATTGGTTTGTCACGTGCTAAGGATATACTCACTGAATTAAATATTGAACATACGAGTAAGCCAACCGATCTTTCAACCGATCAGGAAAATGCTGTGCGAGAGAAAGTAGAATCTTTTCGTATTGAAGGCGATCTAAAACGTGAGATCTCAGCTAATATCAAGCGTCTTAAAGATATCCAGTCATATCGAGGCTCTCGACATGCTAGACGTCTACCGGCACGAGGACAACGTACCAAGACCAATGCCCGCACTCTCAAAGGAGTTAAGAAAACTATGGGTAGTGGTCGTCGTAAGCTCGAGAAGACTTAG
- the rpmJ gene encoding 50S ribosomal protein L36 — translation MKVRSSVKKMSPDDIIVKRRGVVFVINKKKPRHKQRQG, via the coding sequence ATGAAAGTTAGATCATCAGTAAAAAAAATGAGCCCTGATGACATCATCGTAAAACGACGTGGTGTAGTTTTTGTCATCAATAAAAAGAAGCCACGTCACAAACAACGTCAAGGATAA
- the infA gene encoding translation initiation factor IF-1: MDQQAQTTKDDLAYGVVEEALPNAFFRVVLDDSKQTVIAYLAGKMRKFRIRVLVGDKVGMVLDPYGGKARITKRL, translated from the coding sequence ATGGATCAACAAGCACAAACGACGAAAGATGACTTAGCTTATGGTGTAGTGGAAGAAGCGCTACCCAATGCTTTTTTTCGTGTTGTGCTTGATGATAGCAAGCAAACAGTTATTGCTTATCTAGCGGGCAAAATGCGTAAGTTTCGCATTCGTGTGTTAGTTGGTGATAAGGTTGGCATGGTACTTGATCCATATGGCGGTAAAGCACGAATTACTAAGAGACTCTAA
- a CDS encoding alanine--tRNA ligase, producing MGGNEIRQKYLEFMEKNGHAVIPSAALVPENDPTTLFTGSGMQPLIPYLQGEAHPKGVRLTDSQKCFRANDIEEVGDNRHTTFFEMLGNWSLGDYFKKEQLRWFFTYLVDEVGLDPERIYVTVFAGDESLGIPADEESVAIWQELFKEKGIEAKDVHIGSEEAGYQLGMQGGRIFYYDAGKNWWSRSGTPDKMPTGEIGGPDSEVFYDFGPEYATHPDYKDKEPHPNSDSGQFVEIGNSVFMEYVKQEDGSFAKLPQRNVDFGGGLERIAAAKNNDPDMFKVDLLWNVVTEIENLSGKKYEDNLTAFRVITDHIRGAVFLIADGVLPGNTDQGYFVRRLLRRSVMFADQLSAPEGMLPGLAGKVIETYGDHYPNLKLKELDIRSTIGKEEEQFRSTLESGLKQFNKISLQVHVTSKEVGGKKIIDKSVPPVAKKAISAQNAFDLYTTYGFPIELTEEIAAEKGLVVDRAGFEKLMEEHRAKSRAGAEQKFKGGLADHSEKVVYYHTATHLLLAGLRKYLGDHVHQAGSNITGERLRFDFTHPDKVDRETLDKVEEYVNHAIKLGGQVTIEMMAKDKAQSDDTIEASFWDRYPDEVKVYTMTGGDGTVFSRELCGGPHVGNLSEIQGEFKIKKEESSAAGIRRIKAVLV from the coding sequence ATGGGTGGAAACGAAATCAGGCAAAAATATTTGGAATTCATGGAGAAGAATGGACATGCGGTGATACCGTCGGCTGCTTTGGTGCCTGAGAATGATCCGACCACACTGTTTACCGGTAGTGGGATGCAGCCTTTGATTCCGTATTTGCAGGGTGAGGCGCACCCCAAAGGGGTGCGCCTCACGGACTCACAAAAATGTTTCCGCGCCAATGATATCGAGGAGGTGGGTGACAATCGCCACACTACTTTCTTTGAAATGCTTGGTAACTGGTCTTTGGGTGATTATTTCAAAAAAGAACAATTACGTTGGTTTTTTACTTATCTTGTAGACGAAGTTGGACTTGATCCAGAACGTATCTACGTTACGGTATTTGCCGGAGATGAGAGTCTTGGCATACCGGCTGATGAAGAGTCGGTGGCTATCTGGCAAGAATTATTTAAAGAAAAGGGAATTGAAGCCAAGGACGTGCATATTGGTAGCGAAGAGGCTGGCTATCAGCTCGGTATGCAAGGTGGGCGGATATTCTACTATGACGCTGGAAAAAACTGGTGGAGTCGTTCTGGTACACCAGACAAAATGCCGACAGGAGAGATTGGTGGTCCTGACAGCGAGGTTTTCTATGATTTTGGTCCAGAATACGCTACTCACCCTGACTATAAGGACAAAGAGCCACACCCGAATAGCGACTCGGGGCAATTTGTAGAGATTGGTAACTCGGTCTTCATGGAATACGTGAAGCAGGAAGATGGTAGCTTTGCTAAATTGCCACAGCGCAATGTTGATTTTGGTGGTGGTCTGGAACGCATTGCCGCAGCTAAAAATAACGATCCAGACATGTTCAAGGTGGATTTGCTATGGAATGTGGTAACAGAGATAGAAAACCTGTCTGGTAAGAAGTATGAAGATAACCTAACAGCTTTTCGAGTGATTACTGATCATATTCGTGGGGCAGTGTTCTTGATTGCGGATGGAGTTTTGCCCGGTAATACCGATCAAGGTTATTTTGTACGTCGGCTTTTGCGCCGGTCAGTGATGTTTGCTGATCAGTTATCTGCACCAGAAGGTATGCTTCCTGGTCTGGCTGGAAAAGTAATTGAAACTTACGGTGATCATTACCCAAATCTAAAATTAAAGGAGCTTGATATTAGGTCTACGATAGGTAAAGAAGAAGAGCAGTTCAGGAGTACGCTTGAGAGTGGTTTGAAGCAATTTAATAAAATTTCACTGCAAGTACATGTTACCTCCAAAGAGGTGGGTGGAAAAAAGATTATAGACAAAAGTGTTCCTCCGGTCGCTAAAAAAGCCATTAGCGCGCAAAATGCTTTTGATTTATACACTACTTATGGTTTCCCGATTGAATTAACTGAAGAAATTGCGGCTGAAAAAGGCTTGGTGGTAGATCGGGCTGGCTTTGAAAAACTAATGGAAGAACATAGAGCTAAATCACGCGCGGGAGCGGAGCAGAAATTTAAAGGCGGATTGGCTGACCACTCAGAAAAGGTAGTGTATTACCACACTGCTACTCACTTGCTTTTGGCTGGTTTGCGCAAATATTTGGGTGATCATGTGCATCAGGCTGGTTCTAATATTACCGGTGAGCGTCTTCGTTTTGATTTTACTCATCCTGACAAGGTAGACAGAGAAACTCTAGATAAGGTAGAAGAGTATGTAAACCACGCTATTAAGCTCGGTGGACAAGTAACAATTGAGATGATGGCTAAAGATAAGGCGCAGTCTGATGATACGATTGAGGCTAGTTTTTGGGATCGTTATCCCGATGAAGTTAAGGTTTACACTATGACAGGTGGAGATGGTACGGTATTTTCCAGAGAGCTGTGCGGTGGGCCACATGTTGGAAACCTAAGCGAGATACAAGGGGAGTTTAAAATCAAAAAAGAGGAATCTTCAGCAGCTGGAATTAGACGTATTAAGGCAGTGTTGGTGTAA
- a CDS encoding transposase, with the protein MRIHNILRNTRGFAKAADSALKWQTMKNKQEVERRVKILTFWQKHGTNTTKDAFGVSRPTLFRWQKELNDSNGNIQALDPKSTAPKKRRVRQISPPLEQAIINWRTKRPRIGGKKLVPLLKKEGFKVSVSYVNRCISDLKELGRLPNPVKLSWYAKSGTHKEQRKTKVKKQRRPQKQGLEIDTIVRHIDGTKRYILTAIDIERRFAYARTYTSHSSNSARDFLKQLIHYTPFSIDEIQTDNGSEFAKYFHEACLTLNINHYHTYPRCPKMNAYIERFNRTVQEEHIIYHRSLLRDSIPDFNDSLNEWLYWYNHERPHEGLGLLSPMEYYREHYEIESQRW; encoded by the coding sequence ATGAGAATACATAACATTTTAAGGAACACCAGAGGGTTTGCCAAAGCGGCTGATAGTGCTCTAAAGTGGCAGACAATGAAAAACAAACAGGAGGTCGAAAGAAGAGTTAAAATACTCACGTTTTGGCAAAAACATGGTACTAATACCACCAAAGATGCTTTTGGCGTATCTAGACCAACTTTATTTAGATGGCAAAAAGAACTAAATGATAGTAATGGTAATATCCAAGCCCTAGACCCCAAGAGTACTGCTCCTAAGAAACGAAGAGTGAGACAGATATCACCACCACTAGAGCAAGCTATTATCAACTGGCGTACTAAGCGACCACGGATTGGTGGGAAAAAGCTGGTACCGCTATTGAAGAAGGAAGGATTCAAGGTGTCAGTTTCCTATGTTAATCGCTGTATCAGTGATCTTAAAGAACTAGGTAGACTACCGAATCCAGTTAAGCTCTCTTGGTACGCTAAGAGTGGTACACACAAAGAACAAAGAAAAACCAAGGTTAAAAAACAAAGAAGACCACAAAAACAAGGTTTGGAGATAGACACTATCGTGAGACACATAGATGGCACTAAACGGTACATACTCACCGCCATAGACATAGAAAGACGGTTTGCTTACGCTCGTACTTATACCAGTCATTCTTCAAATAGTGCTCGAGACTTTCTAAAACAACTTATACACTATACCCCTTTTAGTATAGATGAGATACAGACTGATAATGGTTCAGAATTCGCTAAATACTTCCACGAAGCTTGTTTAACTCTTAACATCAACCATTATCACACTTATCCACGTTGTCCTAAGATGAATGCCTATATAGAGCGATTCAATCGTACCGTTCAAGAAGAACACATTATTTATCACCGATCCCTGCTTCGAGATAGTATTCCTGACTTCAATGATTCACTGAATGAATGGTTGTATTGGTATAACCATGAGAGACCGCATGAAGGACTGGGTCTTTTGTCGCCCATGGAGTATTATAGAGAACATTATGAGATAGAGTCTCAAAGGTGGTGA